The Paenibacillus antri genome has a window encoding:
- a CDS encoding spore germination protein — MIHTEDIHEHIGDHRNSADLETQCLTNGQLEAHVYFYKSLCDIKIIRDCISEPLAKCKTAEDFKSVLNSELSCKRLDDVEQIRPEMLKGNALIAFEGKLWALSAAKVINDKPGEATNEASVQGPIFALTENSTANINLIRHRYPSPNLIVEEKTVGIISKTKLSILYDKQLVNESVLNELFQKLDKVRADVVQAVGQLEALLSQKKFRLFPVTLLTERPDRIALNLAQGKVVILMQGSNFALIAPAVFYDFMSAMDDMYQSFWVSNMLIVLRYIALFITITLPAMYIAVISHNPEVFRIQFTLSIAGSRAAVPYPSFIEVFIMLFIIEALIESSIRLPKFIAQTTTTVGGLILGQAAQQAGLISSIMIIIASAVAIANFVIPINAMSFAIRIVKYPLIILAIFFGIVGVIIGVFCFLLYLANMKSFGEPYLRLFLGEHSPSGYKQGDSA; from the coding sequence ATGATACATACCGAGGATATACACGAACACATTGGGGACCATAGAAATTCTGCGGATTTAGAAACTCAATGTTTAACAAATGGCCAACTTGAAGCGCACGTTTATTTTTATAAATCATTGTGTGACATAAAAATAATACGGGACTGTATTTCCGAACCTCTTGCAAAGTGCAAAACAGCTGAAGATTTTAAAAGCGTATTAAATTCCGAGCTTTCATGTAAACGTTTGGATGATGTGGAACAAATTCGGCCTGAAATGCTCAAAGGAAATGCCCTAATTGCTTTTGAGGGTAAGCTGTGGGCTCTTTCCGCCGCTAAAGTCATCAACGATAAACCAGGTGAAGCAACGAATGAAGCATCAGTTCAAGGGCCAATATTCGCTCTAACTGAAAATAGCACAGCAAACATTAATCTGATTCGGCATAGGTACCCTTCACCGAACCTGATTGTTGAGGAAAAGACCGTCGGTATTATTTCAAAAACAAAATTGTCTATTCTTTATGACAAACAATTAGTAAACGAAAGCGTGTTAAACGAATTATTTCAGAAATTAGATAAGGTTCGTGCCGATGTTGTGCAGGCAGTTGGACAACTTGAAGCGCTGTTGTCTCAAAAGAAATTCCGATTATTTCCCGTCACATTATTGACCGAAAGACCTGACCGTATCGCATTGAATCTTGCTCAAGGCAAGGTTGTTATATTAATGCAGGGTTCAAATTTTGCTTTAATAGCGCCTGCAGTTTTTTATGACTTTATGTCGGCTATGGACGATATGTATCAATCATTTTGGGTGAGTAATATGTTAATCGTCCTTCGTTATATTGCACTGTTTATTACCATCACGCTACCCGCAATGTATATAGCTGTTATTTCCCATAACCCTGAAGTATTCCGGATCCAATTTACATTATCCATTGCAGGGAGCCGTGCCGCGGTGCCTTACCCCTCATTTATAGAAGTGTTTATTATGCTGTTTATCATTGAAGCACTAATCGAGTCAAGCATCAGACTCCCCAAGTTCATAGCACAAACCACAACAACGGTCGGGGGATTAATACTGGGACAAGCTGCACAGCAAGCCGGTTTGATTAGCAGCATTATGATTATTATTGCATCCGCAGTTGCTATTGCAAACTTTGTTATACCGATTAACGCCATGAGCTTCGCAATTCGCATTGTTAAATACCCTTTGATTATTCTTGCTATATTTTTCGGTATCGTCGGAGTAATTATCGGTGTTTTCTGTTTTTTATTGTATTTAGCAAATATGAAGAGCTTTGGGGAACCTTATTTACGACTCTTTCTTGGGGAACATTCACCCTCAGGGTACAAGCAAGGGGATTCTGCATGA
- a CDS encoding Ger(x)C family spore germination protein, giving the protein MRKLVVILLSFTLLLLPGCGFKDIDKRFFVVAIGVDKGMEKKYKVTFKLAIPSPQIKPGQGDFQLVSREANNISEAIELMKSDVDKEFDMGHAKIAVLGKELASEEITEAVDWFIRSHDIQRIEYAALGEPSAEEILALGPKSERLAANSLILSFGREGTESSFIVTEYLYDFYDRLLETGKDPFLPIIKIRGDTYEINRVALFDKEKLKMILNAEQTRIFNQLVSKHSRFGIRVDEEDVHFSLSVQKYDYSYKISTPSNEKPSINMVVTIKGQVAESDRMLFGRNWEELEESAERAVQKSYLNLLEKIKKNNVDPVGFGLKYIATRRNGLKDWEQWQKIYPDAQFNIRVNVILENTGEIK; this is encoded by the coding sequence ATGCGTAAGCTTGTGGTAATCCTATTATCTTTCACGTTGCTGTTGCTGCCGGGCTGCGGCTTCAAAGATATTGATAAGCGCTTTTTTGTTGTGGCCATCGGCGTTGACAAGGGAATGGAGAAAAAGTACAAAGTAACTTTCAAGCTTGCTATTCCATCCCCTCAAATTAAGCCAGGCCAAGGAGATTTTCAATTGGTAAGTCGAGAAGCCAACAACATATCCGAAGCTATCGAATTAATGAAATCCGATGTGGATAAGGAATTTGATATGGGGCATGCCAAAATAGCTGTATTAGGTAAGGAGTTGGCAAGTGAAGAAATAACCGAAGCTGTAGATTGGTTTATTAGGAGCCATGATATCCAGCGAATCGAATACGCAGCACTTGGAGAACCTTCAGCCGAGGAGATATTGGCACTAGGTCCAAAGTCCGAACGTCTGGCTGCAAACTCGCTCATTTTAAGTTTTGGACGCGAAGGGACAGAATCGTCATTTATCGTGACGGAGTATTTGTACGATTTTTATGATAGATTGCTGGAAACAGGGAAAGATCCTTTTTTACCAATCATAAAGATAAGAGGGGATACGTACGAAATCAATCGTGTTGCCCTATTTGATAAGGAAAAACTAAAGATGATCTTAAATGCGGAGCAAACGAGAATTTTTAACCAATTAGTCAGTAAACATTCACGATTTGGAATTAGGGTAGATGAGGAAGACGTTCATTTCTCATTATCCGTTCAAAAATACGATTATAGCTATAAGATCTCCACTCCCAGCAATGAAAAACCTTCCATCAATATGGTTGTAACCATAAAGGGACAAGTTGCGGAATCAGACCGAATGTTGTTTGGTCGAAATTGGGAAGAGTTAGAGGAATCGGCGGAAAGAGCAGTACAGAAAAGTTACCTGAATCTGCTTGAAAAAATCAAGAAAAATAACGTCGATCCTGTTGGATTCGGTCTCAAATATATTGCAACACGCCGCAATGGTCTTAAGGATTGGGAGCAGTGGCAAAAAATTTATCCAGATGCGCAGTTTAACATAAGAGTAAACGTGATTTTGGAGAATACGGGAGAAATTAAATAG
- a CDS encoding haloacid dehalogenase-like hydrolase, translated as MKVFDTIGQFDEILKRGVNYAVFDVDNTITKSNIAQFYFFIKRKRLKNTLYWWPFLLYCASAAPFYLILDLISRDWFNHLFVQRKFRKYTYEQLEIYAEMFFHESLKQQFISPIHDLIFYLKSKGVQITLLSTNFDLLVKQYGSYFEVPYVCLSVIKTDNGIRIDFSKLSGFKHNSIQQFDPALTMAVGDSKYDLPMLEHVHYPIIVAKKKKKWMQSLQREALLIRHS; from the coding sequence ATGAAAGTATTTGATACAATAGGACAATTTGACGAAATATTAAAACGAGGAGTGAATTATGCCGTTTTTGATGTCGACAATACAATTACCAAAAGCAATATCGCACAGTTCTACTTTTTCATAAAAAGAAAGCGCTTAAAGAATACACTCTACTGGTGGCCATTTCTTCTATACTGTGCTAGTGCTGCTCCCTTTTACCTCATTCTGGACTTAATATCTAGGGATTGGTTCAACCATTTATTTGTTCAACGAAAATTTCGGAAATATACGTATGAACAATTGGAAATCTATGCAGAGATGTTCTTTCATGAGAGTCTAAAACAACAATTCATTTCCCCAATTCATGATCTTATTTTTTATTTAAAAAGCAAAGGGGTTCAGATTACATTGTTATCGACCAATTTTGATTTGCTTGTCAAACAATACGGCAGTTATTTTGAAGTTCCCTATGTATGTTTGTCGGTGATTAAAACCGATAACGGGATACGAATCGATTTTTCCAAGTTGAGTGGGTTTAAACATAATAGCATTCAACAATTCGATCCGGCTTTGACAATGGCTGTTGGTGATTCAAAATATGATCTGCCGATGCTAGAGCACGTCCATTATCCGATCATCGTAGCGAAGAAAAAAAAGAAATGGATGCAGTCGTTACAGAGGGAGGCTCTATTGATCCGACATTCATGA
- a CDS encoding sensor histidine kinase produces MVFVFIALWTIAAILLIINPKNESTRWAALTAFTGGGGGLSRTVTETILPYLDKYQLLTPSLESILLKLHMFGSFMNHNGLPYCFLMYAVSYSDIFHNKVKSILTWVLPLPIVGMFFLTSFTPPIEHNFLVLFYWCVPYLIMGLTSLSYSYLKENNLKRKRSRLFSNLVAFPPILFQIVANYTLKAFFDIQEIWRFMPFVITFLLISFLLLGIKYGVLGVRLKFEKDRLYGTMRAISYGTSVLNHTIKNEVGKIRIVTDEIRNMAFSAQQEKIADDAVVVLESTKHMLDMVSRIQSQTQDILLKEGVYDVIDILSRALSMSKIILDERNIQTNMEIDTTTLFLTCDSVHLQETFHNIIVNAAEAMEHHGILTISMREQRKHIVLVFHDNGKGSTKEELSNWFDPFYSTKHRNHNYGLGLTYCYNVLQQHGGSIDIQSELKVGTTVSLMFPKRRVRSAMLPLAEVSDVGSNQNHVG; encoded by the coding sequence ATGGTATTTGTTTTTATTGCTTTGTGGACGATCGCAGCCATCCTACTCATTATCAATCCTAAAAATGAATCAACGCGCTGGGCCGCGCTTACTGCCTTTACAGGAGGTGGCGGTGGATTATCACGTACAGTTACTGAAACCATTTTGCCATATTTAGATAAGTATCAACTTCTCACTCCTTCGCTCGAATCGATTCTGCTCAAACTGCACATGTTCGGCTCGTTTATGAATCATAACGGGCTGCCGTATTGCTTTTTAATGTATGCTGTTAGCTATTCGGACATTTTTCATAATAAAGTAAAATCAATTCTTACTTGGGTGCTTCCACTGCCGATTGTTGGTATGTTCTTCCTGACCTCATTTACTCCACCAATCGAACATAACTTTTTAGTACTATTTTATTGGTGTGTACCTTATTTGATCATGGGGCTGACCTCACTATCTTACAGCTACTTAAAAGAGAATAACTTGAAAAGGAAAAGAAGCAGGCTTTTTTCCAACTTGGTGGCTTTTCCCCCCATTCTGTTTCAAATAGTAGCGAACTACACCTTAAAGGCATTTTTTGACATACAGGAAATATGGCGCTTTATGCCATTCGTCATTACTTTTTTACTTATTTCTTTCTTGTTGCTTGGCATTAAGTATGGTGTGTTGGGTGTCAGGTTGAAATTTGAGAAGGATCGTCTATATGGGACGATGCGGGCAATATCTTATGGAACCAGTGTATTAAATCATACGATCAAAAACGAAGTTGGGAAAATCAGAATTGTAACCGATGAGATTCGCAACATGGCCTTTTCCGCTCAACAGGAGAAAATTGCAGATGATGCTGTAGTTGTACTCGAATCAACAAAACATATGCTGGATATGGTTTCGCGAATACAAAGCCAAACACAAGACATTCTACTCAAAGAGGGGGTATATGATGTAATAGACATTTTGAGCCGGGCGCTTTCAATGTCTAAGATTATTTTGGACGAGCGAAATATTCAGACAAACATGGAGATAGACACGACAACTTTGTTTTTAACGTGTGATTCGGTTCATCTTCAAGAAACATTTCATAATATCATTGTTAACGCGGCCGAAGCGATGGAACATCATGGGATCCTAACTATCTCCATGCGCGAACAACGCAAACATATCGTACTCGTCTTCCATGATAATGGTAAAGGCAGCACGAAGGAAGAGCTTTCCAATTGGTTTGATCCGTTCTATTCAACGAAACACCGCAATCACAACTATGGATTGGGACTTACATATTGCTATAATGTATTGCAGCAGCACGGCGGATCCATTGACATTCAGAGTGAACTGAAAGTCGGAACGACGGTCTCACTTATGTTTCCAAAAAGAAGAGTTCGATCTGCTATGCTTCCCTTGGCGGAGGTGAGCGATGTTGGATCAAATCAAAATCATGTTGGTTGA
- a CDS encoding response regulator, translated as MLDQIKIMLVEDDRIWREQLTNYLNREEDLVIVGTAVNRQDAVHLARLSDAHVVLMDLVLSDEGYDGIEAALDILEIKESKIIMLTGIDEEDAIMDTFTAGAVNYVTKDHYEDIPYAIRAAYYNSSYIHPDSAGVLMKGFRTLRKEQRGKLLTPAEREVLTYIHDGHKQTTIQSERYTAESTVKKHVNNILRKLKVSSSREAARMAKRLGIID; from the coding sequence ATGTTGGATCAAATCAAAATCATGTTGGTTGAAGACGATCGGATCTGGAGAGAACAACTAACGAATTACTTGAACCGAGAAGAGGATCTGGTGATAGTCGGTACGGCTGTAAATCGGCAAGATGCGGTGCATCTTGCCCGGCTCAGTGACGCGCACGTCGTTTTAATGGATTTAGTTTTATCGGATGAGGGATACGATGGTATTGAAGCGGCTTTGGATATTTTGGAGATTAAAGAGTCGAAAATTATCATGTTGACCGGTATCGATGAAGAAGATGCGATCATGGACACTTTTACGGCTGGTGCTGTCAATTACGTAACCAAAGATCATTATGAAGATATTCCTTATGCCATTAGGGCGGCATATTATAATTCGAGCTATATTCATCCAGACTCGGCGGGGGTATTAATGAAAGGATTTCGAACATTGAGAAAGGAACAGCGAGGTAAACTGCTAACCCCGGCAGAGCGGGAAGTATTGACATACATTCATGATGGACATAAACAAACGACGATTCAAAGTGAACGTTATACTGCTGAAAGTACTGTAAAGAAACATGTAAATAATATACTAAGAAAACTCAAAGTAAGCTCGAGCCGCGAAGCTGCTCGCATGGCTAAGCGACTTGGGATCATCGATTAA